Proteins from a genomic interval of Medicago truncatula cultivar Jemalong A17 chromosome 3, MtrunA17r5.0-ANR, whole genome shotgun sequence:
- the LOC11445558 gene encoding UPF0496 protein 4: MVVDKFAKLLFKKKNHHKCYPQPNEELPSSSLHDFHSHVSKHIDQLALELKPESEILSLSWFQGCFGLLPLINKVFAKLVIDIDYPMTKWNVDSIEVYLNYTMSLLELLNSISSSLSHLGHSRLSLAHGLTLVEKKKSLSLARNHLKAIQPAGCFSTNFGKSFHTQDDKAKIVSGKELIVREIVKEMKSTGFWVCGVLLSYFYGDAKPYMELRKIVGGFENSIVSTLDLKISEKLVKKMPCFSEIKEMNKFVARLVAGDEVKDDATKELQRNLCGVGKILDDISAKVDHLFDDVMNQRTELVDGFRLRK, translated from the coding sequence ATGGTAGTAGACAAATTTGCAAAACTCTTATTtaagaagaagaatcaccacAAGTGTTACCCTCAACCTAATGAAGAGTTGCCATCTTCATCATTACATGATTTTCACTCCCATGTTTCCAAACACATTGACCAATTAGCATTGGAATTGAAACCCGAGTCCGAAATCTTATCGTTATCATGGTTTCAAGGATGTTTTGGTCTTTTGCCTCTCATCAACAAGGTTTTTGCAAAACTTGTTATCGACATTGATTATCCAATGACTAAATGGAACGTTGATTCAATTGAAGTTTATCTCAACTATACCATGAGTTTGTTGGAGCTTCTGAATtccatttcttcttctctttctcatcTTGGCCATTCAAGGCTTTCTTTGGCTCATGGTTTGACTTTGGTGGAGAAGAAGAAATCACTTTCTTTGGCTAGAAATCATTTGAAAGCAATTCAACCAGCAGGGTGTTTTAGCACCAACTTTGGTAAATCTTTTCACACGCAAGATGATAAAGCAAAGATTGTTTCTGGAAAGGAGTTGATTGTTCGTGAAATTGTAAAGGAAATGAAGAGTACCGGATTTTGGGTATGTGGAGTTCTCTTGTCTTATTTTTATGGTGATGCTAAGCCATACATGGAGCTAAGAAAAATTGTTGGTGGGTTTGAAAATTCTATAGTTTCCACACTTGATCTTAAAATCAGTGAAAAGTTAGTGAAGAAAATGCCATGCTTTAGTGAGATCAAAGAAATGAACAAATTTGTTGCTCGCCTTGTTGCTGGCGATGAAGTAAAAGATGATGCAACCAAGGAATTGCAGAGAAATCTGTGCGGTGTAGGGAAGATATTAGATGATATAAGCGCGAAGGTGGATCATCTATTTGATGATGTAATGAATCAGAGAACTGAACTAGTTGATGGATTTCGACTCCGTAAATAG